The following is a genomic window from Aeromonas sp. FDAARGOS 1405.
TGAGCACCCCAGCAGCAGTGTCACTGCCAGACCTGACCATACTGCGACTTTCCACTTCATGTAACGCTCCTTGTTCTTTGCCGGTGCTTGTTGCCGGACTGCGGGACGCTCAATGCGCCCCTTGGTCAGTGACCCATCCTAACGAAAAAGTATTCGTATGAACATGAACAAAAGGGCCAACCCCGAGAGGTTGGCCCTTTTATCATCAATAAACTCATTAACCAGCCAATCAGCCGCGCTTGTCGCTCACCACCAGCCAGAGCGCATGCACCATGCCCGGCAGACCGCCCATCAGGGTCAGCACAATGTTGATTAAAAAGTGCAGGCTAAAGCCCACCTGGATAAACG
Proteins encoded in this region:
- a CDS encoding YqaE/Pmp3 family membrane protein yields the protein MNNLLKILLAIFLPPVCAFIQVGFSLHFLINIVLTLMGGLPGMVHALWLVVSDKRG